Proteins co-encoded in one Conger conger chromosome 4, fConCon1.1, whole genome shotgun sequence genomic window:
- the hnf4g gene encoding hepatocyte nuclear factor 4-gamma isoform X1: MPLPKPLMDMEVVNYCEGLDPTYSTLEFEGAHALYGGDSMPAEPSGGEQGDGGLSSTCAICGDKATGKHYGASSCDGCKGFFRRSIRKSHVYSCRFNRQCVVDKDKRNQCRFCRLHKCFRAGMKKEAVQNERDRISCRRHMHDAQDLPPITVLAQAESLSQQISLPSPTVSSDATEKSIANIGDVCESMKQQLLVLVEWAKYIPAFGELPLDDQVCLLRAHAGEHLLLGVAKRSVPYKDLLLLGNGYVIPRNCEEAEISRVANRVLDELVLPFQDIQIDDNEYAALKAIVFFDPDAKSLRDPSKIKSMRYQVQMSLEDYINDRQYDSRGRFGELLLLLPTLQSITWQMIEQLQFVKLFGLAKIDNLLHEMLLGGLSADPSHHHHPGQPQLAKDPQMGQTVVVSTLSTPIHAEHMASPETPTPSPPQGPGQEAYKLATSPTLLLSVQQATDRHSPDPNI, from the exons ATGCCTCTCCCGAAGCCCCTAATGGACATGGAGGTAGTGAATTACTGTGAGGGCCTGGATCCTACCTACAGCACACTGGAGTTTGAGGGCGCCCATGCACTTTACGGAGGGG ACAGTATGCCAGCAGAGCCGAGTGGCGGGGAGCAGGGAGATGGTGGCCTGAGCTCCACCTGTGCCATCTGTGGGGACAAAGCCACAGGGAAACACTACGGGGCATCCAGCTGTGATGGCTGCAAGGGCTTCTTCAGACGCAGCATCAGGAAGAGCCATGTTTATTCCTGCAG GTTCAATCGTCAGTGTGTGGTGGACAAAGATAAACGGAACCAATGCCGTTTTTGTAGACTGCACAAGTGTTTCCGGGCAGGCATGAAGAAAGAAG CGGTACAGAACGAAAGAGACCGCATAAGCTGCAGGAGACATATGCACGACGCGCAGGACCTGCCACCCATCACAGTGCTTGCACAAGCAGAGTCCCTGTCACAGCAG ATCAGCCTTCCCAGTCCGACAGTGTCCTCAGATGCCACGGAGAAAAGCATTGCCAACATCGGGGACGTGTGTGAGTCCATGAAGCAACAGTTGCTGGTGCTGGTAGAGTGGGCTAAGTACATCCCAGCCTTTGGTGAACTGCCGCTTGATGACCAG GTGTGTCTATTACGGGCACATGCAGGGGAACACCTTCTGCTGGGAGTGGCAAAGAGATCAGTGCCTTACAAAGACCTGCTGCTGCTTG GCAACGGTTATGTCATTCCCCGAAATTGTGAGGAGGCGGAGATCAGTCGGGTGGCGAACCGTGTTCTCGATGAGCTGGTGTTGCCCTTTCAAGACATTCAAATCGACGACAATGAATACGCAGCACTAAAAGCCATTGTCTTTTTTGACCCAG ATGCCAAGAGTTTGCGTGACCCCTCGAAGATTAAGAGCATGCGGTACCAGGTGCAGATGAGCTTGGAGGACTACATCAACGACCGGCAGTACGACTCGCGTGGTCGTTTCGGCGAGCTGCTCCTCTTGCTGCCCACCCTGCAGAGCATCACCTGGCAGATGATCGAGCAGCTGCAGTTCGTCAAGCTCTTCGGCCTGGCCAAGATCGACAACCTGCTGCACGAGATGCTGCTGGGAG gACTGTCTGCGGACCCGtcccaccaccaccatccaGGCCAGCCCCAGCTAGCCAAGGACCCGCAGATGGGCCAGACGGTGGTAGTCAGCACTCTGTCCACCCCTATCCACGCTGAACATATGG cCTCACCAGAAACACCCACTCCATCTCCACCACAAGGCCCGGGGCAAGAGGCATACAAACTGGCTACCAGCCCAACCCTTCTGCTGTCCGTGCAACAGGCCACAGACAGACATTCCCCTGACCCCAATATTTGA
- the hnf4g gene encoding hepatocyte nuclear factor 4-gamma isoform X2: MDLGRWWTLKRGLQFEKDSMPAEPSGGEQGDGGLSSTCAICGDKATGKHYGASSCDGCKGFFRRSIRKSHVYSCRFNRQCVVDKDKRNQCRFCRLHKCFRAGMKKEAVQNERDRISCRRHMHDAQDLPPITVLAQAESLSQQISLPSPTVSSDATEKSIANIGDVCESMKQQLLVLVEWAKYIPAFGELPLDDQVCLLRAHAGEHLLLGVAKRSVPYKDLLLLGNGYVIPRNCEEAEISRVANRVLDELVLPFQDIQIDDNEYAALKAIVFFDPDAKSLRDPSKIKSMRYQVQMSLEDYINDRQYDSRGRFGELLLLLPTLQSITWQMIEQLQFVKLFGLAKIDNLLHEMLLGGLSADPSHHHHPGQPQLAKDPQMGQTVVVSTLSTPIHAEHMASPETPTPSPPQGPGQEAYKLATSPTLLLSVQQATDRHSPDPNI, translated from the exons ACAGTATGCCAGCAGAGCCGAGTGGCGGGGAGCAGGGAGATGGTGGCCTGAGCTCCACCTGTGCCATCTGTGGGGACAAAGCCACAGGGAAACACTACGGGGCATCCAGCTGTGATGGCTGCAAGGGCTTCTTCAGACGCAGCATCAGGAAGAGCCATGTTTATTCCTGCAG GTTCAATCGTCAGTGTGTGGTGGACAAAGATAAACGGAACCAATGCCGTTTTTGTAGACTGCACAAGTGTTTCCGGGCAGGCATGAAGAAAGAAG CGGTACAGAACGAAAGAGACCGCATAAGCTGCAGGAGACATATGCACGACGCGCAGGACCTGCCACCCATCACAGTGCTTGCACAAGCAGAGTCCCTGTCACAGCAG ATCAGCCTTCCCAGTCCGACAGTGTCCTCAGATGCCACGGAGAAAAGCATTGCCAACATCGGGGACGTGTGTGAGTCCATGAAGCAACAGTTGCTGGTGCTGGTAGAGTGGGCTAAGTACATCCCAGCCTTTGGTGAACTGCCGCTTGATGACCAG GTGTGTCTATTACGGGCACATGCAGGGGAACACCTTCTGCTGGGAGTGGCAAAGAGATCAGTGCCTTACAAAGACCTGCTGCTGCTTG GCAACGGTTATGTCATTCCCCGAAATTGTGAGGAGGCGGAGATCAGTCGGGTGGCGAACCGTGTTCTCGATGAGCTGGTGTTGCCCTTTCAAGACATTCAAATCGACGACAATGAATACGCAGCACTAAAAGCCATTGTCTTTTTTGACCCAG ATGCCAAGAGTTTGCGTGACCCCTCGAAGATTAAGAGCATGCGGTACCAGGTGCAGATGAGCTTGGAGGACTACATCAACGACCGGCAGTACGACTCGCGTGGTCGTTTCGGCGAGCTGCTCCTCTTGCTGCCCACCCTGCAGAGCATCACCTGGCAGATGATCGAGCAGCTGCAGTTCGTCAAGCTCTTCGGCCTGGCCAAGATCGACAACCTGCTGCACGAGATGCTGCTGGGAG gACTGTCTGCGGACCCGtcccaccaccaccatccaGGCCAGCCCCAGCTAGCCAAGGACCCGCAGATGGGCCAGACGGTGGTAGTCAGCACTCTGTCCACCCCTATCCACGCTGAACATATGG cCTCACCAGAAACACCCACTCCATCTCCACCACAAGGCCCGGGGCAAGAGGCATACAAACTGGCTACCAGCCCAACCCTTCTGCTGTCCGTGCAACAGGCCACAGACAGACATTCCCCTGACCCCAATATTTGA